The Alosa alosa isolate M-15738 ecotype Scorff River chromosome 9, AALO_Geno_1.1, whole genome shotgun sequence genome includes a region encoding these proteins:
- the dr1 gene encoding protein Dr1 has translation MASSSGNDDDLTIPRAAINKMIKETLPNVRVANDARELVVNCCTEFIHLISSEANEICNKSEKKTISPEHVINALESLGFGSYIAEVKDVLQECKSVALKRRKASSRLENLGIPEEELLRQQQELFAKARQQQAELAQQEWLQMQQAAQQAQLEASASAAQQAGSSQDEDEEDDM, from the exons ATGGCCTCATCATCAGGGAACGACGACGACTTGACCATTCCAAGGGCAGCCATCAACAAAATGATAAAGGAAACTCTCCCTAATGTACGGGTAGCAAACGATGCCAGGGAGCTTGTAGTGAATTGTTGCACAGAATTTATTCATCTGATTTCCTCGGAGGCTAATGAAATATGCAACAAGTCCGAGAAGAAGACCATATCTCCCGAACATGTCATCAATG cACTTGAAAGCCTGGGCTTTGGGTCCTACATTGCGGAAGTCAAAGATGTTCTGCAGGAGTGTAAATCGGTAGCGCTTAAAAGGAGAAAAGCAAGCTCCCGCCTGGAGAACCTTGGCATTCCCGAAGAAGAGTTACTACGTCAGCAACAGGAACTGTTCGCGAAA GCACGGCAGCAGCAGGCAGAGCTGGCCCAGCAGGAGTGGCTGCAGATGCAGCAGGCGGCCCAGCAGGCCCAGCTGGAAGCCTCGGCCAGCGCAGCCCAGCAGGCCGGCTCCTCCCAGGACGAGGATGAAGAGGACGACatgtga